A single window of Bacillota bacterium DNA harbors:
- a CDS encoding outer membrane lipoprotein-sorting protein: MGILKSSYRTSTLSRPLLGPKWIVTLGLGLGLLMLAGMQFRVTTCAAERLTADQILDHTENNLALTGSGTATIDLITENKRGQQRTYKLRVFRREDPDGSDKQLVEYLSPADVAGTKFLSITKEGSDAQMWLFMPALGRERRMAGSATREKFMGTDFTYEEIGSASSYKKDYRAERLPDETLDGRKCYVLRLSPKGDSDFSYLKMWVWQDEFVPLKIEFYDVDGRLKKVLANSDLRKNEKGKWEPRRLIMSDILGGTKTTVVLIETKEEKVADEYFSMRYLRRK, encoded by the coding sequence GTGGGCATTCTGAAATCGAGTTACAGGACATCCACTCTATCAAGGCCATTACTAGGTCCCAAATGGATTGTGACACTTGGCCTGGGCCTAGGCCTATTGATGCTGGCCGGCATGCAGTTTCGCGTGACGACCTGTGCTGCTGAGAGACTAACGGCAGACCAGATACTGGACCATACTGAGAATAACCTCGCCCTCACCGGGAGCGGCACCGCTACGATCGACCTCATAACCGAGAATAAGCGTGGCCAGCAGCGTACTTACAAACTCAGGGTATTCCGCAGGGAAGACCCCGACGGGAGCGATAAACAGCTTGTCGAATACCTCTCTCCGGCCGACGTGGCGGGCACGAAATTCCTGAGCATAACAAAGGAAGGTTCAGACGCCCAGATGTGGCTCTTCATGCCGGCCCTCGGCAGGGAGAGGCGCATGGCCGGGAGCGCTACCCGGGAGAAGTTTATGGGCACAGACTTCACCTACGAGGAGATAGGCAGCGCATCTTCCTACAAGAAAGACTACCGGGCGGAGCGGCTGCCAGATGAGACCCTGGATGGACGCAAATGCTATGTGCTGCGCCTTTCGCCCAAAGGTGATAGCGATTTTAGTTACCTCAAGATGTGGGTGTGGCAGGATGAGTTCGTCCCGTTGAAGATTGAGTTTTATGACGTCGACGGGAGACTTAAGAAGGTCCTGGCCAACTCGGACCTGAGGAAGAATGAAAAGGGTAAGTGGGAGCCGCGTAGGCTCATTATGAGCGACATCCTTGGCGGGACCAAGACTACTGTCGTGCTGATCGAGACAAAGGAGGAAAAGGTGGCCGACGAGTATTTCAGCATGCGGTATCTCCGCAGGAAGTAG